From the Ctenopharyngodon idella isolate HZGC_01 chromosome 3, HZGC01, whole genome shotgun sequence genome, one window contains:
- the srl gene encoding sarcalumenin isoform X3, with translation MFLAALQRLRKIYHNSIRPMEQAYKYNELRQHEISAYPGRTLGDSATDGEITSKPMVLFLGPWSVGKSSMVNYLLGLQDTPYQLYTGAEPTTSEFTVIMHGEKIRTVEGIVMAADSSRSFSPLEKFGQNFLEKLVGIEMPHKLLERVTFVDTPGIIENRKQQERGYPFNDVCQWFIDRADLIFVVFDPTKLDVGLELEMLFRQLKGRESQIRIILNKADSLATQDLMRVYGALFWSLAPLINVTEPPRVYVSSFWPYEYAPDTSRELFKREEISLLEDLNQVIENRLENKIAFIRQHGIRVRIHALLVDRYVQTFKEKMSFFSDPELVFKEIVDDPDKFYIFKSILAKTNVSKFDLPNRDAYRDFFGINPVSSFKQLSAQCSYMGGCLLEKIERAITQELPTLLGSINSGKNPTLSSCEATGCGEKPKNRYRRN, from the exons CCTATCCTGGACGCACACTGGGGGATTCTGCCACAG ATGGAGAAATCACCTCCAAACCCATGGTACTGTTCCTTGGACCCTGGAGCGTGGGCAAGTCCTCCATGGTCAACTATCTGTTGGGTCTTCAGGACACCCCATACCAGCTGTACACAG GTGCTGAGCCCACTACCTCAGAGTTTACCGTCATCATGCACGGCGAGAAGATCCGCACCGTGGAGGGCATCGTCATGGCTGCCGACAGCTCTCGCTCCTTCTCCCCGCTGGAGAAGTTTGGCCAGAACTTTTTGGAGAAGCTGGTTGGCATCGAGATGCCCCACAAGCTCCTGGAGAGGGTCACTTTCGTGGACACACCTGGAATCATTGAGAACCGCAAGCAGCAGGAGAGAG GTTACCCATTCAATGACGTGTGCCAGTGGTTTATTGATCGCGCAGACCTCATTTTCGTGGTTTTCGATCCCACCAAGCTAGACGTTGGTCTCGAATTGGAGATGCTCTTCCGGCAGCTGAAAGGTCGGGAGTCCCAGATCCGTATCATCCTCAATAAGGCCGACAGCTTGGCGACCCAGGACCTCATGCGTGTCTATGGTGCTCTGTTCTGGAGTCTGGCGCCCCTCATTAACGTGACCGAACCTCCGCGTGTCTACGTCAGCTCTTTCTGGCCCTACGAGTATGCACCGGACACCAGCCGTGAGCTCTTCAAACGCGAAGAAATATCCTTGCTGGAAGACCTGAACCAGGTGATCGAAAACCGTCTGGAGAACAAAATCGCCTTCATCCGCCAGCACGGCATCCGCGTTCGCATTCACGCCCTCCTGGTGGACCGCTACGTGCAGACCTTCAAGGAAAAGATGAGCTTCTTCAGCGACCCCGAGCTGGTTTTCAAGGAGATCGTGGACGACCCCGACAAGTTCTACATTTTCAAGTCCATCCTGGCCAAAACCAACGTCAGCAAGTTCGACCTGCCCAACCGAGATGCTTACCGCGACTTCTTTGGGATCAACCCGGTGAGCAGCTTCAAGCAGCTGTCCGCCCAGTGCTCCTACATGGGTGGTTGCCTGCTGGAGAAGATCGAGCGTGCCATCACCCAGGAACTGCCTACCCTGCTCGGCAGCATCAACTCCGGCAAGAACCCGACCCTGTCCTCCTGTGAGGCCACCGGTTGTGGGGAAAAGCCCAAGAACCGCTACCGGCGAAACTGA
- the srl gene encoding sarcalumenin isoform X4, with amino-acid sequence MFLAALQRLRKIYHNSIRPMEQAYKYNELRQHEISDGEITSKPMVLFLGPWSVGKSSMVNYLLGLQDTPYQLYTGAEPTTSEFTVIMHGEKIRTVEGIVMAADSSRSFSPLEKFGQNFLEKLVGIEMPHKLLERVTFVDTPGIIENRKQQERGYPFNDVCQWFIDRADLIFVVFDPTKLDVGLELEMLFRQLKGRESQIRIILNKADSLATQDLMRVYGALFWSLAPLINVTEPPRVYVSSFWPYEYAPDTSRELFKREEISLLEDLNQVIENRLENKIAFIRQHGIRVRIHALLVDRYVQTFKEKMSFFSDPELVFKEIVDDPDKFYIFKSILAKTNVSKFDLPNRDAYRDFFGINPVSSFKQLSAQCSYMGGCLLEKIERAITQELPTLLGSINSGKNPTLSSCEATGCGEKPKNRYRRN; translated from the exons ATGGAGAAATCACCTCCAAACCCATGGTACTGTTCCTTGGACCCTGGAGCGTGGGCAAGTCCTCCATGGTCAACTATCTGTTGGGTCTTCAGGACACCCCATACCAGCTGTACACAG GTGCTGAGCCCACTACCTCAGAGTTTACCGTCATCATGCACGGCGAGAAGATCCGCACCGTGGAGGGCATCGTCATGGCTGCCGACAGCTCTCGCTCCTTCTCCCCGCTGGAGAAGTTTGGCCAGAACTTTTTGGAGAAGCTGGTTGGCATCGAGATGCCCCACAAGCTCCTGGAGAGGGTCACTTTCGTGGACACACCTGGAATCATTGAGAACCGCAAGCAGCAGGAGAGAG GTTACCCATTCAATGACGTGTGCCAGTGGTTTATTGATCGCGCAGACCTCATTTTCGTGGTTTTCGATCCCACCAAGCTAGACGTTGGTCTCGAATTGGAGATGCTCTTCCGGCAGCTGAAAGGTCGGGAGTCCCAGATCCGTATCATCCTCAATAAGGCCGACAGCTTGGCGACCCAGGACCTCATGCGTGTCTATGGTGCTCTGTTCTGGAGTCTGGCGCCCCTCATTAACGTGACCGAACCTCCGCGTGTCTACGTCAGCTCTTTCTGGCCCTACGAGTATGCACCGGACACCAGCCGTGAGCTCTTCAAACGCGAAGAAATATCCTTGCTGGAAGACCTGAACCAGGTGATCGAAAACCGTCTGGAGAACAAAATCGCCTTCATCCGCCAGCACGGCATCCGCGTTCGCATTCACGCCCTCCTGGTGGACCGCTACGTGCAGACCTTCAAGGAAAAGATGAGCTTCTTCAGCGACCCCGAGCTGGTTTTCAAGGAGATCGTGGACGACCCCGACAAGTTCTACATTTTCAAGTCCATCCTGGCCAAAACCAACGTCAGCAAGTTCGACCTGCCCAACCGAGATGCTTACCGCGACTTCTTTGGGATCAACCCGGTGAGCAGCTTCAAGCAGCTGTCCGCCCAGTGCTCCTACATGGGTGGTTGCCTGCTGGAGAAGATCGAGCGTGCCATCACCCAGGAACTGCCTACCCTGCTCGGCAGCATCAACTCCGGCAAGAACCCGACCCTGTCCTCCTGTGAGGCCACCGGTTGTGGGGAAAAGCCCAAGAACCGCTACCGGCGAAACTGA